From the Streptomyces sp. Tu 2975 genome, one window contains:
- a CDS encoding metalloregulator ArsR/SmtB family transcription factor, whose protein sequence is MMTSVDTDLLRVLADPLRLRIVTLLARETLCTTHLVEETGARQTNLSNHLKVLREAGVVDTEPCGRFTYYKLRPDVIAQLAGQFADLAESARAATDNKRACP, encoded by the coding sequence ATGATGACGTCAGTCGACACTGATCTCCTACGGGTGCTGGCCGACCCGCTCAGGCTCCGGATCGTGACCTTGCTCGCCCGCGAGACCCTGTGCACCACCCATCTCGTGGAGGAGACCGGTGCCCGCCAGACCAACCTCTCCAACCACCTGAAGGTGCTGCGTGAGGCCGGGGTCGTGGACACCGAGCCGTGCGGCCGTTTCACGTACTACAAGCTCCGTCCGGACGTCATCGCCCAGCTCGCCGGTCAGTTCGCCGACCTGGCCGAGTCCGCCCGTGCCGCCACCGACAACAAGAGGGCCTGTCCGTGA